The Aythya fuligula isolate bAytFul2 chromosome 2, bAytFul2.pri, whole genome shotgun sequence genome contains a region encoding:
- the LOC116485562 gene encoding coiled-coil domain-containing protein 81-like has product MAKYFPAPCMPPTIENLINSEIAKIWASTSHYLSQQLALHQAVRIPGLGTFTVVTEQVANQEKDIVTVERPVFHLAKAIVYNNDLRYDYIDVPGHVHFEELPYAQVASENNISESLVRLCIERSTRLFRVCIEDRQNIAFLWRDIGMLIIEGKDVKMKFYEDFLKKLNGTTNTLEALLMMPEMNNSVISHLDTAASQTTSGHVIVFPMYKHETVFKKPTRTVSLRGQVKPIKEDRTVSLGGQVKPSKEQTTESLRGKVKPIKEDRTVSLGGQVKPSKEQTTESLGGQVKPSKKDRTVSLGGEVKPSKEQRTVSLRGQVKPIKEDRKVSLGGQVKPSKEEDQTKGGERGKKEDLPKKRLLRRATLSPERLPALTVKSGSRQKAQKTERHASKLPAIQGSSVKEKKEDEEKKVIPQVTPRMVDFISKTILQRKEKKCFKIEETLPKHIQNFLADEENKNKELQEGKKKQPKPRIPELSKSKIKREVETPTTEESSSSEEETSSSLSESESEQSSLDLIERMMGEWDEDEEEPPRTQEDSPVPPKRNLSPRTCGTLREVATCIVGQVARKQQGEKDAERDLQEQLKW; this is encoded by the exons ATGGCAAAATACTTCCCTGCGCCTTGCATGCCTCCAACAATTGAGAATCTCATAAATTCTG AGATTGCTAAGATTTGGGCCAGCACATCCCATTACCTGAGTCAACAGCTGGCTCTCCACCAG GCTGTCCGCATTCCTGGTCTTGGAACATTCACAGTTGTCACAGAGCAAGTGGCCAACCAGGAAAAGGACATCGTGACTGTTGAGAGACCCGTGTTTCATCTGGCTAAGGCTATTGTGTACAACAATGACCTTCGATACGACTACATAGACGTTCCAG GCCACGTGCATTTTGAGGAACTGCCGTATGCTCAGGTCGCCtcagaaaacaatatttctgaGAGCTTAGTGCGGCTTTGCATAGAAAGGAGCACACGTCTCTTCCGTGTCTGCATAGAGGACAGGCAGAACATCGCCTTCCTTTGGAGAGACATTGGCATGCTGATCATCGAGGGCAAGgatgttaaaatgaaattctatGAAGACTTTCTGAAAAAGCTGAATGGGACAACAAATACCTTGGAAGCTCTTCTCATG ATGCCAGAGATGAACAATTCTGTCATCTCTCACCTGGacactgctgcttctcagacCACTTCTGGACATGTCATTGTCTTTCCAAT GTACAAGCACGAGACAGTGTTTAAGAAGCCAACTAGGACAGTGAGTCTGAGAGGGCAAGTGAAGCCCATCAAAGAAGACAGGACAGTGAGTCTGGGAGGGCAAGTGAAGCCCAGCAAAGAACAAACGACAGAGAGTCTGAgagggaaagtgaagcccatcAAAGAAGACAGGACAGTGAGTCTGGGAGGACAAGTGAAGCCCAGCAAAGAACAAACGACAGAGAGTCTGGGAGGTCAAGTGAAGCCCAGCAAAAAAGACAGGACAGTGAGTCTGGGAGGGGAAGTGAAGCCCAGCAAAGAACAAAGGACAGTGAGTCTGAGAGGGCAAGTGAAGCCCATCAAAGAAGACAGGAAAGTGAGTCTGGGAGGACAAGTGAAGCCCAGCAAAGAAGAAGACCAGacaaaaggaggagagagaggcaAGAAAG agGATCTTCCCAAGAAGCGCCTCCTTCGTCGAGCAACGCTTTCTCCAGAGAGGTTACCTGCCCTGACAGTAAAGTCAGGGAGCAGACAGAAAGCTCAGAAGACAGAGCGTCATGCCAG TAAGCTTCCGGCCATCCAGGGGAGttctgtgaaggaaaagaaagaggatgaggaaaagaaagtaattcCTCAAGTGACTCCCAGGATGGTAGACTTTATTTCCAAAACtattttgcagaggaaagag AAAAAGTGCTTTAAGATTGAGGAGACGCTTCCAAAACACATTCAGAATTTCTTGGCTGATGaggaaaataagaacaaagagctgcaggaaggtaaaaagaaacaacccaAGCCACGTATCCCAGAACTAAGCAAATCGAAAATCAAGAGAGAAGTAGAGACGCCAACAACCGAG GAATCCTCTTCCTCCGAGGAGGAAACTTCCAGCTCTCTGTCTGAGAGCGAATCAGAGCAGTCAAGCCTTGACCTCATAGAGAGAATGATGGGGGAGTGGGACGAGGATGAAGAAGAGCCACCCAGAACCCAGGAGGACAGCCCTGTTCCCCCTAAGCG gaatcTTTCTCCACGGACATGTGGGACCCTAAGGGAGGTGGCGACGTGCATCGTAGGGCAGGTGGCCCGTAAGCAACAGGGAGAGAAAGATGCGGAGAGggacctgcaggagcagctgaagtggtAA